CGGGTATTCCGCGCGCACGTCGACCCCGAGCTCTACGCACAATGGGTCGGGCCGCACTCGGTCACCACGCGGATCACCCGATGGGACGCCCGCACGGGCGGTGCGTGGTCCTTTGCCAACGACCGGGATGGCGAGGAGATCGCCGCGTTTTACGGCAGCTTCCACGAGGTACGGCCGCACGAGCGGATCGTGTGGACGTTCACCTACGACGGCGAACCCGACGGAGTCGCGCTGGAAACGCTGACCCTCGAAGAAATCGAGAACGGCCGCACCCGGCTGAAGGTCCTGAGCGTGGTGCCGGACTTCGGAACTCGCGACGGCATGCTGTCCGGCGGCATGGACGTCGGAGTCAAGCAGGGTTACGAAAAGCTGGACGAACTGCTCGCGAAGGGGATTTGAAATGCCATCGACTCCGATGAGCCCGGCCGAGCACCACGCGCGTGAGGCCACTCGCATCACCGAGCTGGTCGAATCCGCCGCTGCCGGAGACTGGGCGCGGCCCAGTCCGGTGGCGGAGTGGACCGCTCTCGACGTCGTGAAACACTTGATCGAGTGGCCCCGCGGCTTCCTCCAGGGTGCCGGGATCGAACTCCCGGCCCTGGACGTCGAGGCCGGCCCGAGCGCCGCCTGGAAGCAGCACGTCACCGACATCCAGGCCATTCTCGACGACCCTGCCGGGCGAACGCTCAGCAACCCGCACACCGGCACCAAGCCCGTGGAAGAGGCGATCGACCAGTTCTACACCGGCGACGTCTGGATGCATTCCTGGGATCTCGCCAAAGCCCTCGGCCGCGAGCCCGATCTGGACCAGGAACGCTGCGCCGCCGCACTGGCCGCCATGACGCCGATCGAACAGTTGCTGCGCGACAGCGGGCAGTTCGGTCCCGCCGTGCCCGTCACCCCCGACGCGTCCCCCCAGGACAAGCTGGTCGCGTTCATCGGCCGCGACCCGGCCTGGCAAGCATGAGTCTCGCCCGTTCCTCATGCCGGTGTGACTATTTCCGCCGACAACGGTGCGATGGCTCCGATGATGGCCTCCGTGGTCTCCTCCGGCACCCCGGCGGCCAGGAGGGAGTCCGTGAGGTACTTCGCCACGAGGTCGAAGTGGTGCTGGGCGATGCC
This window of the Amycolatopsis balhimycina FH 1894 genome carries:
- a CDS encoding SRPBCC family protein; the encoded protein is MTKHETEITADEKVPTIEIVREFDAAPERVFRAHVDPELYAQWVGPHSVTTRITRWDARTGGAWSFANDRDGEEIAAFYGSFHEVRPHERIVWTFTYDGEPDGVALETLTLEEIENGRTRLKVLSVVPDFGTRDGMLSGGMDVGVKQGYEKLDELLAKGI
- a CDS encoding TIGR03086 family metal-binding protein, with amino-acid sequence MSPAEHHAREATRITELVESAAAGDWARPSPVAEWTALDVVKHLIEWPRGFLQGAGIELPALDVEAGPSAAWKQHVTDIQAILDDPAGRTLSNPHTGTKPVEEAIDQFYTGDVWMHSWDLAKALGREPDLDQERCAAALAAMTPIEQLLRDSGQFGPAVPVTPDASPQDKLVAFIGRDPAWQA